Part of the Desulfovibrio aminophilus DSM 12254 genome, TTTTGAGTGATTAAGCCTGAAAGTCGAGTTAAATATTAAGCAGGTTAACGTCAAAATCAGCGGCGCGTTTTTATGCGTCCGCTGGATTTACTTGTTGTGCGGCGTCGCAGACTCATTGAGCAACCTTTTTGCCTGCGCAATTACAGTTCTCGGAAACTCGATATTCAGAGGTTCTGTCACGCTCTTGAACAATTCGAGACTCCACGTCCACGTTTGATGATAGGCTGCACATAGTGCTCTTGGTTCTGCACTGCTTGTGCATGCCAGATAGCGATTATACGAGTCCTCCGAGATATCCTTTTCGAGCGCGCGTGAAGGTGTCGGCCAGTGGTCTGTTGCCCCTTCGTGGAGTCGAACCAGCTTGAGTAGGTTTTCATGTGCTTTGCTGAGCAAAGCCCAGGCGCGAGCGTACTCTCCCCGATTTAAAAGATTGGCCCCAAAGAGCATCAGGCTGATGAGGTTCAACACAAGCCCTTCCACCAGCGGTGCGCCTTCACGTATCGGGGGATCGCCCACGAGAGCGCTTGCATACCTTGACAACTCTCCTGATCGGTCCAACAAAACAGCCGCCTCAAGCGAGGGAAACCACCCATAGCCTTGCCAAGTGGAAATGACCGGTATGTCCGATTTTCGCATGAAATGGAATTCACCGCGAATGCCGTTTTCAAAAAGTGCGGTGTGGTGGCCGAAGTCGTCCGGAAAGTAAGCAGCAACCGGACTTACGGCATTAAGCCACGAGCGCTGATCGAAATTTTCAAAATGGTCATCCTGGATGAACACTGCGAATTCGATATCAGAGAACTCGTCACCCTCTCCGATAGCAAATGAGCCGAACATCAATGCCGCGATTATTCGTGCATCCTCATGACAACCTTCCTTGAAGAGTTCTATCATTTTCAGTTGAAGCATAGAAATATCCTTTTATTGAAGCCACAGACCCCCTGTGTCAGGAAAGGTATACGCAGATTTTTGTTTTTTTCGTAAGCACAACGCCGCGCTCTGCGGCAAAATT contains:
- the lnu(F) gene encoding lincosamide nucleotidyltransferase Lnu(F) gives rise to the protein MLQLKMIELFKEGCHEDARIIAALMFGSFAIGEGDEFSDIEFAVFIQDDHFENFDQRSWLNAVSPVAAYFPDDFGHHTALFENGIRGEFHFMRKSDIPVISTWQGYGWFPSLEAAVLLDRSGELSRYASALVGDPPIREGAPLVEGLVLNLISLMLFGANLLNRGEYARAWALLSKAHENLLKLVRLHEGATDHWPTPSRALEKDISEDSYNRYLACTSSAEPRALCAAYHQTWTWSLELFKSVTEPLNIEFPRTVIAQAKRLLNESATPHNK